In Chloroflexota bacterium, the following proteins share a genomic window:
- a CDS encoding glycosyltransferase family 4 protein, protein MHIAIDYNAAVRQGGGIGRFVREITQVAAQAAPQHRFSLWYAARGLDPKSAQMQALHELQRRLPNIKPRPMPITERLLTILWQRLRMPLPVETIVGVVDVVHGTDFVLPPTKAKTLLSIHDFAYIIHPETAPPELRRYLGGVVPRNVRRADHIHVNSRATKADMERLLGTAPAKSTIVYSGSGSDFYPRPAAEIAEMRQRLGLPERYLLNVGTVQPRKNVERLIEAFGQLPVELRSQPLVIGGKRGWLAEPIYAAVQRHGLEQAVIFLDFVSDSDLPKLYSGATAMVYPSLYEGFGVPIVEAQACGTPVITSTISSLPEIAGNAALLVDPHDTATLTAALQKILTEPDFCQSLAEAGPRQAAKFTWEGTGLGVLGLYELLEQQA, encoded by the coding sequence ATGCACATAGCAATTGATTACAATGCAGCAGTGCGGCAGGGCGGCGGAATTGGCCGCTTTGTTCGCGAAATAACTCAGGTTGCCGCGCAGGCAGCGCCTCAGCATCGCTTTTCGCTGTGGTATGCTGCGCGTGGGCTTGACCCAAAAAGTGCTCAGATGCAGGCCTTGCATGAGCTTCAACGGCGTTTGCCCAATATCAAGCCGCGCCCAATGCCAATTACTGAGCGTTTGTTGACGATTCTTTGGCAACGCTTGCGCATGCCCTTGCCTGTCGAGACGATTGTTGGGGTGGTTGATGTGGTGCATGGCACTGATTTTGTGCTGCCACCAACCAAGGCTAAAACGCTGCTCTCGATTCACGATTTTGCCTATATTATTCACCCTGAAACTGCACCGCCTGAGTTGCGGCGTTATTTGGGTGGGGTTGTGCCGCGCAATGTGCGCCGCGCCGACCATATTCACGTTAATTCGCGGGCAACCAAAGCCGATATGGAGCGCTTGCTAGGCACAGCACCCGCTAAATCGACAATCGTTTATTCGGGTAGTGGCAGCGATTTTTATCCTCGGCCTGCGGCGGAAATTGCCGAAATGCGCCAACGCTTAGGCTTGCCCGAACGCTACCTTTTAAATGTAGGAACGGTGCAGCCGCGCAAAAATGTTGAGCGTTTGATCGAAGCCTTTGGCCAGTTGCCCGTTGAGTTGCGTAGCCAGCCCTTGGTGATCGGCGGCAAACGTGGTTGGTTGGCCGAGCCAATTTATGCAGCGGTACAACGCCATGGCCTTGAGCAAGCAGTCATCTTCTTGGATTTTGTGAGCGACAGCGATTTGCCCAAGCTCTACAGCGGCGCGACCGCCATGGTTTATCCCTCGTTGTATGAAGGATTTGGCGTACCGATTGTTGAAGCTCAAGCGTGTGGCACGCCCGTGATTACCTCAACCATCTCCAGTTTGCCCGAAATTGCCGGCAACGCGGCCTTGCTGGTCGATCCTCATGATACAGCGACACTAACAGCGGCTTTACAAAAAATCTTAACTGAGCCTGATTTTTGCCAAAGTTTGGCTGAAGCAGGCCCACGCCAAGCCGCTAAATTTACCTGGGAAGGCACTGGTTTGGGAGTTTTGGGGTTATACGAATTACTGGAGCAACAAGCCTAA
- a CDS encoding DinB family protein, whose amino-acid sequence MLTASERDALVATILHLPAQLHALVDRLDLEQLNTAYIPNEWTIAQNIHHLADGQMNLFIRMKLLLLEDYPTLKPFAQDTWVTTADSIGAIETSLTILQGLQERAATLVNSLDLASFERTGWHPENGEMTLEQVARYYARHGELHLEQIGQVITRGQELGARGQ is encoded by the coding sequence ATGTTAACTGCTAGCGAACGCGATGCACTTGTAGCGACCATTTTACACTTGCCTGCTCAATTACACGCCTTGGTCGATCGTTTGGATCTTGAGCAATTGAACACGGCCTATATACCGAATGAATGGACAATCGCCCAAAACATCCATCATCTTGCTGATGGCCAGATGAATTTGTTTATTCGCATGAAACTTTTGTTGTTGGAAGATTACCCAACGCTCAAGCCATTTGCGCAGGATACATGGGTCACAACCGCTGATAGTATTGGTGCAATCGAAACATCCTTGACGATTTTGCAAGGCTTGCAAGAACGGGCGGCAACCTTAGTCAATTCGCTCGATTTAGCTAGTTTTGAACGCACTGGTTGGCATCCCGAAAATGGCGAAATGACGCTTGAGCAAGTGGCGCGGTATTATGCCCGTCACGGCGAACTGCATCTTGAGCAAATTGGTCAGGTGATAACGAGGGGTCAGGAGCTGGGGGCCAGGGGCCAGTAA
- a CDS encoding flippase-like domain-containing protein, translating into MKSQTQANPASLRPEQTNQGLPRPAETESLEQLVEQAAEAAPLPAEALPEDLADVRSSGFSLRDKFLNIKSLASFGIAFAILGLAFWRADINLAEMWQQILQTNLWLYSAGFIVFYGLFPIRAWRWRIILRSAGFEVDSPQSRKNWSGLAALSEFIGLSWFANCVVPAKLGDAYRGYLVKKNGNASFSRTLGTIFAERIVDMIVLFGMLVVSGLLVFQGHLNSWTEKLFIIGIVFTILLVIGLMSMRYLSPLIRRALPQRFHDFYARFEEGTLSSFRPSRLPILLILTIIVWLGESMRLFFVIEAMGGLGLSLSAIIFVALASSLLTAVPALPGGLGLVEVGIAGVMMLFSVGQTTSTAVAFLDRIINYWSIVILGLVLYLFSKRK; encoded by the coding sequence ATGAAATCGCAAACGCAAGCAAATCCTGCTAGTTTACGCCCTGAGCAAACCAACCAAGGCTTGCCGCGTCCGGCTGAAACCGAATCGCTCGAACAATTGGTTGAACAGGCCGCCGAGGCTGCTCCGTTACCCGCTGAGGCACTGCCCGAAGATTTAGCCGATGTGCGTTCGAGCGGCTTTTCGCTGCGCGACAAATTTCTGAATATCAAATCGCTGGCTTCGTTTGGCATTGCCTTTGCGATTCTGGGCTTAGCATTTTGGCGAGCCGATATCAACCTCGCCGAGATGTGGCAGCAGATTCTTCAGACCAATCTTTGGCTGTATAGCGCTGGTTTTATTGTTTTCTATGGTCTTTTTCCAATTCGGGCCTGGCGCTGGCGAATTATCTTGCGCAGCGCTGGCTTTGAGGTTGATAGCCCGCAATCACGTAAAAATTGGTCGGGGCTTGCGGCATTAAGCGAGTTTATTGGGCTTTCGTGGTTTGCCAACTGCGTTGTGCCCGCCAAACTGGGCGATGCCTATCGTGGCTATTTGGTTAAGAAAAATGGTAACGCCTCATTCTCGCGTACCTTGGGCACAATTTTCGCCGAACGCATCGTCGATATGATTGTGCTCTTTGGCATGTTGGTGGTTTCGGGCTTATTGGTGTTTCAAGGTCACCTCAATAGCTGGACTGAAAAATTATTTATCATCGGGATTGTTTTTACGATTTTGCTGGTCATTGGTTTGATGTCGATGCGCTATCTGAGTCCGTTGATTCGCCGCGCCTTGCCCCAACGTTTCCACGATTTTTATGCTCGCTTCGAGGAAGGCACGCTTTCATCGTTTCGGCCTTCACGCCTGCCAATTTTGCTGATTTTGACAATCATCGTGTGGTTGGGCGAGTCGATGCGCTTGTTTTTCGTAATTGAGGCCATGGGTGGCTTAGGCTTATCGTTATCAGCAATTATTTTTGTGGCCTTAGCTAGCTCGTTGCTGACCGCCGTGCCGGCCTTGCCTGGTGGCTTGGGCTTGGTCGAGGTTGGGATTGCTGGGGTGATGATGTTGTTTAGCGTGGGCCAAACCACCAGCACTGCCGTGGCGTTTCTCGATCGGATCATCAATTATTGGAGCATCGTGATTTTGGGGTTGGTTTTGTATCTGTTCAGCAAACGAAAGTGA
- a CDS encoding GDP-mannose 4,6-dehydratase — protein sequence MTYLVTGGAGFIGSHLCETLLQRGERVIAFDNFNDYYSPERKRRNVAGLLDHPNFVLWEGDLRDPASLLALFEQHRPSYVAHLAGMANPRYSLQYPALYSAVNVEGSVNVWQAAIQYGIQAFVQASTSSVYGLAPTPWHEELATDRPLSPYAATKKASELLAYTFHYQTQIPTRVVRFFTVYGPKGRPDMTPTIFVEAMRKQEPIVLYNGGVDVYRDWTYVDDIVSGVIAVLDSDRAFDIFNLGNSTPVMLRSFIDTLQAITGLNAIIEAKPLSSADPPITFADTTKAQQLLGWKPTTDIEDGLERYWHWYKTEYDC from the coding sequence ATGACATATTTAGTAACGGGTGGTGCGGGTTTTATTGGCTCGCATTTGTGCGAAACACTGTTGCAGCGTGGCGAACGTGTCATTGCATTCGATAATTTCAACGATTATTACAGCCCTGAACGCAAACGCCGTAATGTAGCAGGTTTGCTTGATCATCCTAATTTTGTACTGTGGGAAGGCGATTTGCGCGATCCGGCCAGTTTATTGGCCTTGTTTGAGCAACATCGTCCAAGCTATGTAGCGCATTTGGCAGGCATGGCCAACCCGCGCTATTCGTTGCAATACCCCGCTTTGTATAGCGCAGTCAACGTTGAAGGCTCGGTCAATGTCTGGCAAGCAGCGATTCAATATGGCATTCAGGCCTTTGTTCAAGCCTCAACGTCGTCGGTGTATGGGCTTGCGCCAACTCCATGGCATGAGGAATTAGCCACCGATCGACCATTATCGCCCTATGCTGCTACCAAAAAAGCCTCAGAACTACTAGCCTATACCTTCCACTACCAAACCCAAATTCCAACCCGCGTGGTGCGCTTTTTCACGGTCTATGGCCCCAAAGGCCGCCCCGATATGACCCCAACAATTTTTGTTGAGGCCATGCGCAAGCAAGAGCCAATTGTGCTTTACAATGGCGGGGTTGATGTTTACCGCGATTGGACCTACGTTGACGATATTGTTTCAGGGGTGATTGCGGTGCTCGATAGCGATCGCGCCTTTGATATTTTCAATTTAGGCAACTCAACTCCGGTGATGCTACGCAGTTTTATTGATACGCTGCAAGCAATTACTGGCTTGAATGCAATTATTGAAGCCAAGCCTTTATCATCTGCCGACCCGCCAATTACCTTTGCCGACACCACCAAGGCGCAACAATTGCTGGGTTGGAAGCCAACCACCGATATCGAGGATGGCCTAGAGCGCTATTGGCATTGGTATAAAACCGAGTACGATTGCTAG
- a CDS encoding O-antigen ligase family protein: MQRHALTWRSVQPLDWLLASLGLAGVAIITLLPFTQAATLIICGMLLVCMLIQPAVGLSLTVATVMLQELLSFPLGLTATHVIGIMALGAWLLYGMAQRKIIIDTTLLVPWSLFLMALLLSAGLTEYNAVDALKQVVRWFMAFLAFVVTVATITTPKRAIGLIAVMFTVGVIEALIGIQQYRVGAGPFAIGETVRAYGTIGKPNTFAGFLELMWPMTLSVALGLLWFWWQQRQRWHYLIGSALSAGTSLIILAAIGVSFSRGAWIGIMGAVVVMLLAVDRRRALPLIALGGILLLAIISQPELFPPVITERISSLTNNLRIFDAGRVTVTDENFAVVERMAHWQAGANMFLAHPLLGVGPDNFNRAYPEFFVGRWSESQGHSHNYYIHIAAEAGMLGLIAYLVLIAAVYRQAYLAIQATRGTVWQMVAIGCCGIITAIQLHNVFDNLHVLNFGIHLSAVWALCVVLTQRQGWRA, encoded by the coding sequence ATGCAGCGTCACGCATTAACTTGGCGCTCCGTGCAGCCATTGGATTGGTTGCTAGCTAGCTTGGGGCTGGCAGGAGTGGCAATTATTACTCTGCTGCCCTTCACGCAGGCAGCAACGTTAATTATTTGTGGCATGCTGCTTGTTTGCATGCTGATTCAGCCTGCCGTAGGTTTGAGCCTGACGGTTGCCACGGTTATGCTTCAAGAGTTATTGAGCTTTCCGCTGGGCCTGACCGCCACCCATGTGATTGGGATTATGGCGCTGGGGGCGTGGTTGCTGTATGGCATGGCGCAGCGCAAAATCATCATCGATACAACCTTACTCGTGCCATGGAGCCTGTTTTTGATGGCCTTGCTGCTCTCGGCGGGGCTAACCGAATACAACGCGGTTGATGCCTTGAAGCAAGTGGTTCGTTGGTTCATGGCCTTTCTGGCCTTTGTGGTGACGGTTGCCACGATCACCACGCCCAAACGCGCGATTGGCCTGATTGCGGTGATGTTCACGGTTGGGGTCATTGAGGCACTGATTGGTATTCAGCAATATCGCGTGGGTGCTGGCCCATTTGCCATTGGCGAAACTGTGCGGGCTTATGGCACAATCGGTAAGCCCAACACCTTTGCCGGCTTTTTGGAGTTGATGTGGCCCATGACTTTGAGTGTAGCCTTGGGCTTGCTCTGGTTTTGGTGGCAACAGCGCCAACGCTGGCACTATTTAATTGGCTCGGCCTTGAGTGCTGGTACAAGCCTGATCATTTTGGCGGCAATTGGGGTTAGTTTTTCGCGCGGCGCTTGGATTGGCATTATGGGTGCGGTGGTGGTGATGCTGCTGGCGGTTGATCGACGGCGAGCCTTGCCATTAATTGCCCTTGGTGGAATCTTGTTGTTGGCAATTATCAGCCAGCCTGAGCTATTTCCGCCAGTGATTACCGAGCGAATTAGCAGCCTAACCAACAATTTGCGAATTTTTGATGCTGGGCGGGTAACAGTTACCGACGAAAATTTTGCGGTGGTCGAACGCATGGCGCATTGGCAAGCGGGGGCAAATATGTTTTTGGCCCATCCGCTGCTCGGAGTTGGCCCCGACAACTTCAATCGAGCCTATCCCGAATTTTTTGTCGGGCGTTGGTCGGAATCACAAGGCCACTCGCACAACTACTACATTCATATTGCGGCAGAAGCTGGCATGTTGGGCTTGATTGCCTACCTCGTGCTGATTGCGGCGGTCTATCGTCAAGCCTATTTGGCAATTCAGGCGACGCGCGGCACGGTTTGGCAGATGGTAGCAATTGGCTGCTGTGGTATCATAACCGCCATTCAATTGCATAACGTTTTCGATAATCTCCATGTATTGAATTTTGGAATTCATTTGAGCGCGGTGTGGGCCTTATGTGTGGTTCTGACACAGCGCCAAGGGTGGCGTGCATGA
- a CDS encoding SDR family oxidoreductase, with the protein MRVLITGAAGFLGSHLCERFLAEGHSVVGMDNFITGNPENIAHLVGREGFQFIRHDVTNYIFLPGPLDAVLHFASPASPIDYLELPIQTLKVGALGTHNALGLAKAKGARFLIASTSEVYGDPQVHPQPETYWGHVNPIGPRGVYDEAKRFAEAMTMAYHTYHGVQTRIVRIFNTYGPRMRLADGRVVPNFIQQSLRGEPLTLYGDGLQTRSFQFVGDLVEGVYRLLLSDEVEPVNIGNPHEFTMREFAEIVNAMTGNPAGTVVKPELRIKDDPQNRQPDISKAKRVLNWEPQVTLQAGLEQTIPWFAEQLRQRGEIK; encoded by the coding sequence ATGCGCGTGTTGATCACGGGAGCAGCAGGGTTTTTAGGCTCGCACTTGTGTGAGCGGTTTCTGGCCGAAGGTCATTCGGTTGTTGGGATGGATAATTTCATCACTGGCAACCCTGAAAATATTGCCCATTTAGTTGGCCGCGAAGGCTTTCAATTTATTCGTCACGATGTGACCAACTATATTTTCTTGCCTGGCCCGCTCGATGCAGTTTTGCACTTTGCCTCGCCAGCCTCGCCAATCGATTATCTTGAACTGCCGATTCAAACGCTCAAGGTTGGGGCTTTGGGAACCCACAATGCCCTCGGTTTGGCCAAAGCCAAAGGCGCACGCTTTTTGATCGCCTCAACTTCTGAGGTTTATGGCGATCCGCAAGTTCATCCCCAACCCGAAACCTATTGGGGCCACGTCAATCCAATCGGGCCACGCGGGGTTTACGATGAAGCCAAACGCTTTGCCGAAGCCATGACCATGGCCTACCACACCTACCACGGCGTGCAAACACGGATTGTGCGGATTTTCAACACCTATGGCCCACGCATGCGCTTGGCTGATGGTCGAGTTGTACCCAACTTTATTCAACAATCGTTGCGTGGCGAGCCACTGACCCTTTATGGCGATGGCTTGCAAACCCGCTCATTCCAATTCGTTGGCGATTTGGTCGAAGGCGTGTATCGTTTGTTACTCTCCGATGAGGTCGAGCCAGTTAATATTGGCAATCCTCACGAGTTCACCATGCGCGAGTTCGCCGAAATCGTCAATGCCATGACTGGCAATCCGGCTGGAACGGTGGTTAAGCCCGAACTGCGCATCAAAGACGATCCACAAAATCGCCAGCCTGATATTAGCAAAGCCAAACGGGTGCTGAATTGGGAGCCACAAGTCACCTTGCAAGCGGGCTTGGAACAAACGATTCCGTGGTTTGCTGAGCAATTGCGCCAACGTGGCGAAATTAAATAA
- the def gene encoding peptide deformylase: protein MAVRRVLQIEDPTDAVVLRAKAKRITSFDQSLAGLVDDMIETMREARGVGIAAPQVGVSRRVVVIEEPAQYEEHEDGTQTQIAPAVLYVMVNPEIIKASEETHMLQEGCLSMPGRYTKVPRNKWVTIKYYDLKGREQRLRHIPAEDYKVGHIAQHEFDHLDGIMFTDRMTEESKLVDYRKESENARLKRRGLLARKKRPDAELESESATNE, encoded by the coding sequence ATGGCAGTACGTCGGGTATTGCAAATAGAAGATCCAACTGATGCAGTGGTGTTACGGGCCAAGGCCAAACGCATCACCAGTTTTGATCAAAGTTTGGCTGGTTTAGTTGATGATATGATTGAAACCATGCGCGAAGCTCGCGGCGTTGGCATTGCTGCGCCACAAGTTGGGGTTTCGCGGCGTGTGGTGGTAATTGAAGAACCAGCCCAATACGAAGAACATGAAGATGGTACGCAGACCCAAATTGCTCCCGCCGTGCTGTATGTGATGGTCAACCCAGAGATTATCAAAGCCAGCGAAGAAACCCATATGCTGCAAGAAGGCTGTTTGAGCATGCCTGGCCGCTATACCAAAGTGCCGCGCAACAAATGGGTAACGATCAAATATTACGATTTGAAGGGTCGCGAACAGCGCTTGCGCCATATTCCCGCTGAAGATTACAAAGTTGGGCATATTGCTCAGCACGAGTTTGATCACCTTGATGGGATTATGTTTACCGACCGCATGACCGAAGAAAGCAAATTGGTCGATTATCGCAAAGAAAGTGAAAATGCACGCCTCAAACGGCGCGGTTTGTTGGCGCGTAAAAAACGCCCCGATGCTGAACTCGAATCAGAATCGGCAACCAATGAATAA
- a CDS encoding DUF839 domain-containing protein, which produces MTSHDQRAERKSIWHDLLERRINRRTLVASGAAAAAVAALPLDLQTAEAAHYHAPLSAPALAQRQAQGSLPFKPISPSTADDLILPEGFRYDLLAHRGHDMGDGSLFGENADFLAFFPIDMLQKGLDQNRPQFGFTRSDLSSTDGLLLVNHEYINPMFISGYTGSGAKSGDQINAEKHMVGMSVIRVKRNSDGRWYFDQTDTAHNRRIDATTPITLTGPAATIDGGPMAIGSLGNCSGGVTPWGTALSCEENFQDYPNPAPTGYGWEPEIYGKRHYGWVVEVDPFDKNSTPRKHTAMGRFRHENVAVRVGGDGTVVAYMGDDKADSCVYKFVADRKLTNLADRPGNMQILESGQLYAADFANGKWILLDYNSQSALQSAKDSKGNLLFSSQADVLADTQAAAMALKATPVDRPEDIEIHPLDGSVYVALTNNTGHGNFHGQIVRMAETDNNPAATSFEWSIFAVGGSQSGFSSPDNLVFDGEGNLWMVTDISSSRTNKGIYKFQGNNGLFFFRTSGPDAGIAFQFASGPVESEMTGPCWSPDGRTLFLAIQHPGEESKSLTELSSHWPIGGNEVPRSGVVAITGFKR; this is translated from the coding sequence ATGACCAGCCACGATCAGCGTGCAGAGCGCAAAAGTATTTGGCACGATTTATTAGAACGTCGGATCAATCGCCGGACCCTTGTTGCCAGTGGTGCTGCCGCTGCTGCGGTCGCGGCCTTACCCTTAGATCTGCAAACTGCTGAAGCGGCGCACTATCATGCTCCATTGTCAGCCCCAGCCTTGGCTCAACGCCAAGCGCAAGGTTCATTGCCCTTCAAGCCAATCAGCCCCAGCACCGCCGACGATTTGATTTTGCCCGAAGGCTTCCGCTACGATTTGCTAGCCCACCGTGGCCACGATATGGGCGATGGCAGCTTGTTTGGCGAAAATGCCGATTTTCTGGCGTTCTTCCCAATCGATATGCTGCAAAAAGGCCTCGACCAAAATCGCCCACAATTTGGCTTTACCCGCAGCGATTTATCCAGCACCGATGGTTTGTTGCTGGTCAACCACGAATATATCAACCCCATGTTTATCTCGGGCTACACTGGCTCAGGCGCAAAATCTGGCGATCAAATCAACGCCGAAAAGCATATGGTTGGCATGAGTGTGATTCGGGTTAAGCGCAATAGCGATGGCCGTTGGTATTTCGACCAAACTGATACTGCCCACAATCGCCGCATCGATGCAACCACGCCAATCACCTTAACTGGCCCAGCCGCCACTATCGACGGTGGTCCAATGGCGATTGGCTCACTTGGCAATTGTTCCGGTGGCGTAACGCCTTGGGGCACAGCCTTGAGTTGCGAAGAAAACTTCCAAGATTATCCAAATCCAGCGCCAACTGGCTATGGCTGGGAACCAGAAATCTATGGCAAGCGCCACTATGGCTGGGTCGTCGAAGTTGATCCATTCGATAAAAACAGCACGCCACGCAAACATACCGCCATGGGCCGCTTCCGCCACGAAAATGTAGCGGTACGGGTTGGTGGCGACGGCACAGTTGTGGCCTATATGGGCGACGACAAAGCCGATTCATGCGTCTATAAATTTGTGGCTGACCGCAAATTGACCAACTTGGCAGATCGCCCAGGCAATATGCAAATTCTCGAAAGCGGCCAACTCTACGCCGCCGACTTCGCCAATGGCAAGTGGATTTTGCTCGATTACAATAGCCAAAGCGCCTTGCAAAGTGCCAAAGATAGCAAAGGCAATTTGCTATTCAGCTCACAAGCCGATGTTTTGGCCGATACCCAAGCCGCTGCCATGGCGCTCAAAGCCACGCCCGTTGATCGCCCAGAAGATATTGAAATTCACCCACTCGATGGCAGTGTCTATGTTGCCTTGACCAACAACACGGGCCACGGCAATTTCCACGGCCAAATCGTGCGTATGGCCGAAACCGACAATAATCCAGCTGCAACCAGCTTCGAATGGAGCATCTTCGCGGTTGGTGGCTCACAAAGCGGCTTCTCATCGCCCGACAACTTGGTGTTCGATGGTGAAGGCAACTTGTGGATGGTAACCGACATCTCATCATCACGCACCAATAAAGGGATCTACAAATTCCAAGGCAACAACGGTCTCTTCTTCTTCCGCACCAGCGGCCCCGATGCTGGGATCGCCTTCCAATTTGCCTCAGGGCCGGTGGAAAGCGAAATGACTGGGCCATGCTGGTCGCCTGATGGCCGAACCCTGTTCTTGGCGATTCAACACCCAGGTGAAGAATCCAAGAGCTTGACCGAACTGAGCAGCCACTGGCCAATCGGTGGTAACGAAGTGCCACGCTCAGGGGTTGTCGCAATTACAGGATTCAAGCGCTAG
- a CDS encoding HAMP domain-containing histidine kinase — translation MHERWNRLLYSRWWYAAALLYLAAALLWPALGKRSAPISRLIEVIILLVCVGRFWLPAIQRPHSALAKGWRILAVQWGMLAFYRGLGGSLTSIKGLSQVALPIIIYVPTVVMAGAFFVSLPFSQRRRSSIALDWFALSVGLMIITTIAIRQVVPNVAWYDGLFVGADLSLLYALDLIRQQQPQRWQQLFRQLSSGILALSLVDLAWIFDRSKLVVLPIGALYCVAWLILAHAAAIHPNASSPRSDQLAIDTFAKRSIPYVILLGGLAFTIATGELNFALLLLPLFLLRISVEMSEAQQLSLRLEQARREATHARDEAEFLRELLRSSIHDLRSPIDGATGLIGVLEVQPQRPQLWNLLRVQIEDIGQQMHDLLDIARAQTKAMLQQTPVDLAELCCAETARLEASAAFAQKANKPQIQLNIQNLQVHTNQRLLGRAIYNLLKNSLDHGGEQIRLIVEPHAEQVSIIIHDNGAGFPQHVLDLAPSNSDGRGYGFGLRGVLANLSLIEAKLQLENRQGAWACIQLPRLSA, via the coding sequence ATGCATGAACGCTGGAATCGCTTGTTGTATAGTCGTTGGTGGTATGCTGCGGCCTTGCTGTATTTGGCAGCAGCCCTGCTTTGGCCCGCACTCGGCAAACGTTCGGCCCCAATCAGTCGCTTGATTGAGGTGATTATTTTGCTGGTGTGTGTCGGGCGTTTTTGGCTGCCTGCAATTCAACGCCCGCATTCAGCCTTGGCGAAGGGCTGGCGAATTTTAGCGGTGCAATGGGGCATGTTGGCCTTCTATCGTGGCTTGGGTGGTTCGTTAACCAGCATCAAAGGCTTAAGCCAAGTTGCGCTGCCAATTATTATTTATGTGCCAACCGTGGTGATGGCTGGGGCATTTTTTGTCAGTTTGCCGTTCAGTCAGCGCCGCCGTAGTAGCATTGCGCTCGATTGGTTTGCCCTCAGCGTTGGCTTGATGATTATCACAACCATTGCGATTCGCCAAGTTGTACCGAATGTTGCTTGGTACGATGGCCTGTTTGTCGGTGCTGATCTTTCGTTACTCTATGCGCTTGATCTGATTCGCCAGCAGCAGCCTCAACGCTGGCAACAACTGTTTCGCCAACTGAGCAGCGGTATTTTGGCCTTGAGCTTGGTCGATTTGGCCTGGATTTTCGACCGAAGCAAGTTGGTTGTCTTGCCAATTGGCGCATTATATTGCGTGGCTTGGCTGATTTTAGCCCACGCTGCGGCGATTCATCCTAACGCTAGTAGCCCGCGCAGCGATCAGCTAGCGATCGATACCTTTGCCAAACGCAGCATTCCCTATGTGATTTTACTTGGTGGCTTGGCTTTTACAATTGCCACTGGCGAGTTGAATTTTGCATTGCTGCTACTGCCATTATTTTTGCTGCGGATCAGCGTTGAGATGAGCGAAGCCCAACAACTTTCGTTACGCCTCGAACAAGCGCGACGCGAGGCCACCCACGCCCGCGATGAAGCCGAATTTCTGCGCGAACTGTTGCGCTCATCAATTCATGATCTGCGTTCGCCGATCGATGGAGCCACAGGCCTAATTGGTGTGTTAGAAGTACAGCCACAACGCCCACAATTATGGAACTTGCTGCGCGTACAAATTGAAGATATCGGCCAGCAAATGCATGATCTGTTGGATATTGCCCGAGCACAAACCAAGGCCATGCTCCAACAAACTCCGGTCGATTTAGCCGAACTTTGTTGTGCTGAAACTGCTCGTTTAGAGGCCAGCGCCGCCTTTGCCCAAAAAGCCAACAAACCGCAAATTCAACTTAATATTCAAAATCTGCAAGTGCACACCAACCAACGCTTGCTTGGTCGGGCGATTTATAATCTATTGAAAAATAGCCTTGATCATGGTGGCGAGCAGATTCGCTTAATTGTTGAGCCACATGCTGAGCAGGTTAGCATCATTATTCACGATAATGGGGCTGGCTTTCCCCAGCATGTGCTCGATTTAGCCCCCAGCAACAGCGATGGGCGCGGCTATGGCTTTGGTTTACGCGGCGTTTTAGCCAATCTCAGCCTGATTGAGGCCAAACTTCAGCTGGAAAATCGCCAAGGCGCTTGGGCTTGTATCCAATTGCCCCGCCTATCAGCCTAG